In Oryza brachyantha chromosome 1, ObraRS2, whole genome shotgun sequence, the following are encoded in one genomic region:
- the LOC102717118 gene encoding terminal nucleotidyltransferase 4B codes for MSRKAQPAEPPRGRKGRRKPLPSLAPPNQAGAAAAAATATATATTTTGPAAAAMEAEAGAAAIVYDALPGFSLAFSPDEEEEEHLGGAAAGPGASASASAAAEEVEDATATYSVFRNEITAAGDALVDIPAADFFSLDVSAAVEDEPATPPALSPRPVAEATPSGSLAPAEQPAQGSERAWFRGGRRFRSPMLQLHKEILDFCEFISPSAEEQSSRTAAVTAVSNVVKHIWPQCKVEVFGSFRTGLFLPTSDIDVVIFDSRVKTPQVGLYALAKALSQKGVAKKIQVIAKARVPIVKFVERKSEIAFDISFDVDGGPQAADFIKDYVKKFPALRHLCMILKVFLHQRELNEVYTGGIGSYALLTMLITHLQLVWGGKDILGYRKKEHNLGILLITFFDFYGRKLNNWDVGISCNSARTFFLKTDKNFANPDRAYLLAIQDPMVPDNDIGKNSFNYFKVKSAFSKAYSVLTDVNLITSLGANRSILGTIVRPDSVLLDRKGWNKDDTIADMLTEPWEPLPRQFDSGNDAVYSWHVIDDEPLPRNNSPSTSEDRNPSPTQKRKSSKAKQKSRKKAKADSSSGNNVENGFKLGKGLAQCDRSHRSTGSSKRSKGHREYDRFTNTLPQYTQHINRW; via the exons ATGTCTCGCAAGGCGCAACCCGCGGAGCCTCCACGCGGGCGGAAGGGCAGGAGGAaacctctcccctccctcgcgccgccgaacCAAGcgggggccgccgccgccgccgccaccgccaccgccaccgccaccacaaCCACCGGTCCAGCCGCAGCTGCCATGGAGGCTGAAGCGGGCGCCGCGGCCATCGTCTACGACGCCCTCCCGGGTTTCAGCCTGGCGTTCTCGccggatgaggaggaggaggagcacctAGGCGGTGCGGCTGCCGGCCCCGGCGCGtcggcctccgcctcggctgcggcggaggaggtggaggacgcCACCGCGACCTACTCCGTGTTCCGTAACGAGATCACGGCTGCTGGGGACGCGCTAGTCGACATACCCGCTGCGGATTTCTTCTCCCTCGACGTCTCGGCCGCAGTCGAAGACGAGCCGGCCACCCCGCCGGCGTTGTCGCCGCGGCCTGTCGCGGAGGCAACGCCCTCGGGATCCCTAGCCCCCGCGGAGCAGCCGGCGCAGGGATCGGAGCGCGCGTGGTTTCGGGGAGGCAGGCGGTTCAGAAGCCCAATGCTGCAGCTTCACAAAG AGATTCTTGACTTTTGTGAGTTTATTTCACCATCTGCTGAAGAACAGTCCTCACGGACAGCTGCTGTGACAGCTGTCTCCAATGTTGTCAAACATATATGGCCTCAGTGCAAG GTGGAAGTCTTTGGATCTTTTAGAACAGGGCTGTTTCTACCAACAAGTGATATCGAC GTTGTAATATTTGACTCCAGGGTTAAGACTCCTCAAGTTGGCCTATATGCTCTTGCAAAAGCATTGTCTCAGAAAGGGGTTGCTAAAAAGATACAG GTAATAGCCAAGGCCCGTGTTCCAATTGTGAAGTTTGTGGAGAGAAAAAGTGAAATAGCTTTTGATATCAG CTTTGATGTGGATGGTGGACCGCAAGCAGCGGACTTCATCAAG GATTATGTGAAGAAGTTTCCTGCTTTAAGACATCTGTGTATGATTCTGAAAGTTTTCTTACATCAAAGAGAGCTCAATGAG GTCTATACAGGTGGAATTGGTTCATATGCTCTTCTCACTATGCTGATCACACATCTACAG TTGGTCTGGGGAGGCAAAGATATACTGGGGTATCGTAAAAAGGAGCACAACTTGGGAATTCTTTTG ATcacattttttgatttttatggaCGCAAGCTGAACAATTGGGATGTTGGTATATCCTGCAACTCTGCAAGGACCTTTTTCTTGAAGACTGATAAAAA CTTTGCGAATCCTGATCGAGCATACCTTCTAGCCATTCAGGATCCCATG GTACCAGATAATGATATTGGGAAGAATTCCTTTAACTATTTCAAG GTGAAATCAGCATTTTCAAAGGCTTATTCTGTGTTAACTGATGTGAACTTGATCACAAGCTTGGGAGCGAACCGGAGCATTCTGGGCACAATTGTCAGACCAGACTCTGTGCTCCTCGACCGGAAAGGCTGGAACAAGGACGATACAATAGCTGACATGTTAACAGAACCCTGGGAACCATTACCCCGGCAGTTTGACAGCGGCAACGATGCAGTGTACAGTTGGCATGTGATAGACGATGAACCACTACCCAGGAATAATAGTCCATCCACATCGGAGGACAGAAATCCATCACCTACGCAAAAACGGAAGTCCTCCAAAGCAAAACAGAAATCACGGAAAAAGGCCAAGGCTGATTCGTCAAGTGGTAACAATGTTGAAAATGGTTTCAAGCTGGGGAAAGGACTAGCACAATGTGACAGATCTCATCGTAGTACAGGAAGCAGCAAACGGAGCAAAGGACATAGAGAGTATGACAGATTTACAAATACCCTCCCACAGTATACGCAGCACATTAATAGGTGGTGA
- the LOC102702227 gene encoding uncharacterized protein LOC102702227 — translation MASSARPAAAAASVSGAFGLPADPARCSFDQSRRRAEDLQQDKRMVRTFVNVYGAQESYTKEAVMAAVEECMKKQAEGLLHLLEGIGGRLSQLELYCYKLERSIGELRSDVMDYHSEGTVNFRCLEKNLRQVQKSVQVLQDKHELAETPKELSKLQIAHEFPARVNEASAFSTFGARENEHSTQVAKHEVAFVPLHQVNAMQSPAIPVQSSNGYILQQLVPVSLSTQPDQQQPSQAAMFYMQSQNPVKCTESEPSESAVHVIQPQIQNSEARVAVELSQKSSQVTELYPQTQDQRLHLPAQQVESQAWRTQPLMVQPQQYNIQQIPPQLVQQQTSSPQAQSAPQVTVLYPPYSSQKPASTTAEPLLRNMMVQSPYSSPQQKHHEAMPSFYGQGNTVLLPSTDLNIQHQQPQPLQPHNLSSCPPQPSKPNHCSVASYAVQGSGQTYSATFKNPSNCAATVVAVLPQHPVGAPMAFHHLGSQVVHNQPFGNMFETASMVGYPRDRVESVALPVVTATQPADSIAMADKLNAGSNVTSPREWSG, via the exons ATGGCGTCCTccgcgcgccccgccgccgccgccgcctccgtctccgGCGCCTTCGGCCTCCCCGCCGACCCCGCGCGCTGCTCCTTCGACCagtcccgccgccgcgcggag GATTTGCAGCAGGACAAGAGGATGGTGAGGACGTTCGTGAACGTGTACGGTGCGCAGGAGAGCTACACCAAGGAGGCGGTCATGGCGGCCGTGGAGGAGTGCATGAAGAAGCAGGCCGAGGGGCTGCTGCATTTGCTCGAGGGCATCGGCGGCCGCCTGTCGCAGCTCGAGCTCTACTGCTACAAGCTCGAGAGGTCCATCGGGGAACTGCGCAGCGACGTCATGGATTACCACAGCGAGGGGACTGTCAACTTCCGGTGCCTCGAGAAGAATTTGAGGCAG GTCCAGAAATCTGTGCAGGTTCTACAGGACAAGCATGAGCTTGCAGAAACACCGAAAGAGTTATCCAAACTTCAAATAGCGCATGAGTTCCCTGCTAGAGTGAATGAAGCCTCTGCTTTCTCAACATTTGGAGCAAGGGAAAACGAACACAGCACACAAGTTGCAAAACATGAGGTCGCTTTCGTGCCTCTTCACCAAGTTAATGCAATGCAATCTCCTGCTATCCCAGTCCAAAGCAGCAATGGTTATATTTTGCAGCAACTAGTGCCTGTCTCTTTGAGCACACAGCCAGATCAACAGCAGCCTAGTCAAGCTGCCATGTTCTATATGCAAAGCCAAAATCCTGTTAAGTGCACTGAGAGTGAACCATCAGAATCTGCGGTTCATGTTATTCAGCCACAAATCCAGAATTCTGAAGCCAGGGTTGCAGTTGAACTTTCTCAGAAATCTAGTCAGGTGACAGAATTGTACCCTCAAACCCAGGATCAAAGGTTACATCTGCCTGCTCAGCAGGTGGAGTCACAAGCATGGCGAACACAGCCCCTTATGGTGCAACCACAGCAATACAATATTCAGCAAATTCCACCACAGCTAGTTCAACAGCAAACATCATCTCCTCAGGCTCAAAGTGCTCCTCAAGTCACAGTCTTGTATCCTCCATACTCTTCTCAGAAGCCTGCGAGCACTACCGCAGAACCACTTCTGAGAAACATGATGGTACAATCACCATACTCTTCACCTCAGCAAAAGCATCATGAAGCCATGCCTTCTTTTTATGGCCAAGGCAATACAGTTTTGCTTCCATCGACAGACCTTAATATCCAACATCAGCAGCCACAACCATTGCAGCCACACAACCTGAGCTCATGCCCACCTCAACCAAGCAAGCCCAACCACTGTAGTGTGGCATCCTATGCTGTTCAAGGTAGTGGCCAAACCTACAGCGCCACATTCAAGAATCCTTCTAACTGCGCTGCTACTGTTGTTGCTGTTCTGCCTCAGCATCCAGTGGGTGCTCCGATGGCATTTCATCATTTGGGATCACAAGTCGTGCATAATCAACCATTTGGCAATATGTTTGAAACAGCTAGCATGGTAGGGTATCCACGGGATCGAGTTGAGAGCGTAGCACTCCCAGTGGTAACTGCAACCCAACCTGCAGACTCTATTGCCATGGCTGATAAGCTCAATGCAGGTAGCAATGTTACATCCCCACGGGAATGGTCAGGTTAG
- the LOC102702509 gene encoding uncharacterized protein LOC102702509 → MARPPRPPWSDGIPPELLGIIFEQLNCIADRACFAAVCRAWRSAAAFADAPQRGLPWLLLPSRDAPSFFSLHSGATRHLTLPEGARGARLCGAHDGGWVAVAADPWQGFAAVNLFTGVRVPFPEKLRLEVPYAHGYGPVTVTSHHPMLVRTIVLSAPPTSPDCIAAAHVSSASNIAFWQPGMSRHWIANRPEPDVVQDIIYYNGEERQGFHVLTNREDVLVYRPRPGRDPNALLEMTCGSYQMRRRANHLPASFISTRYLVESRGKLLMVVRHCTDNPRVRRRTRMFRIFEMSLTDTGSYWVEISELSGRALFLRRGCSRAVEVSQFKILQEDTIYFLDDAVCDLSNSMVLNNGSKYGMGMYRKGKKIRAGARQFPREFTADCSPPIWLVP, encoded by the coding sequence ATGGCTCGTCCGCCGCGGCCCCCGTGGTCGGATGGCATCCCGCCGGAGCTGCTCGGCATCATTTTCGAGCAGCTGAACTGCATCGCCGACCGCGCCTGCTTCGCGGCCGTCTGCCGCGCGTGGCGCTCCGCCGCGGCCTTCGCCGACGCACCGCAGCGCGGGCTCCCGTGGCTCCTCCTCCCGTCCCGCGACGCGCCGTCCTTCTTCAGCCTCCACTCCGGCGCCACCCGCCACCTGACTCTCCCGGAGGGCGCCCGCGGCGCGCGCCTGTGCGGCGCCCACGACGGCGGCTGGGTCGCGGTCGCCGCGGACCCGTGGCAAGGGTTCGCGGCCGTCAACCTCTTCACCGGCGTGAGGGTTCCCTTCCCGGAGAAACTGAGGCTCGAGGTCCCCTACGCCCACGGGTATGGGCCCGTGACCGTCACCAGCCACCACCCCATGCTCGTCCGCACCATCGTCCTCTCCGCCCCGCCCACCTCGCCGGactgcatcgccgccgcgcacgtCTCCAGCGCCTCGAACATCGCCTTCTGGCAGCCGGGGATGTCCAGGCACTGGATCGCGAACCGTCCCGAGCCGGACGTGGTCCAGGACATCATCTACTACAATGGAGAGGAGAGGCAGGGCTTCCACGTCCTCACCAACCGGGAGGACGTCCTGGTGTACAGGCCCCGCCCCGGCCGGGACCCCAACGCGCTGCTGGAGATGACCTGCGGCTCCTACCAGATGCGCCGGCGCGCCAACCACCTGCCGGCGTCGTTCATCTCGACCCGCTACCTGGTGGAGTCCCGCGGGAAGCTGCTCATGGTGGTGCGCCACTGCACCGACAACCCGCGCGTGCGGCGTCGCACCCGCATGTTCCGGATCTTCGAGATGAGCCTCACCGACACCGGGTCGTACTGGGTGGAGATCTCCGAGCTGTCCGGGCGGGCGCTCTTCCTCCGGCGAGGCTGCTCCAGGGCCGTCGAGGTGTCGCAGTTCAAGATCCTCCAGGAGGACACCATCTACTTCCTCGACGACGCCGTCTGCGACCTGTCCAACTCCATGGTGTTGAACAACGGGAGCAAGTACGGCATGGGCATGTATAGGAAGGGTAAGAAGATCAGAGCCGGCGCTCGCCAATTCCCTCGTGAATTTACTGCAGATTGCTCGCCTCCAATCTGGCTTGTCCCCTGA